GCCACTCCGCGATAACCAGCCCTAAAGACAAAAGCGCCAACGTGATCTGAAATAATTCGGTCCGGCGCTGTTTGGAAGGGATGGTCTGCGCCCGCCATTGCGCCGACGGCCGGTTGCGGAGCGTACGGATCCGCCAAAGTACATAAAGATTGATGAGTGACCCGGCCACTGCAAGGATCATCATGGGAATCCTGATCATGTCCCCATGAAAGCCCTTCGCTGGGCGATTGAGTCCGGCGGCCGCGGCAAGGGCTCCCAGACCAATGAGTACGCGAACACCGCTGATGGCCATGACGGCCGTGCATGCACTTTGCAAAACGATAAACGCGAAGCTTGTCAGACTGACAACCCATCGTGATCTATTCGTTCCACTCGTATTCGAAGGCGGAAGGCTCAAGGAAGAGTGCATCTCAGTACTTTACATCTACCTGATGAGCAGTGAGAATCAGCAATTGCACGGTTTAATTGCGCGTCTTCATCGGCCGGGTGGTGTAAACCACTTTGCTTATCCTCTTCGTGCGGCTTGAAGATGCAGGCACCTCATTTGTGGCGCCCGCATCTTCAAGAGGGATATCCAATCATCGAATCTATGGAGTGATCAAGGGAACTTCCGCTAATCCGTTATGGGGTCGGCTTGCCCAGGTTGTGATATTGCGTTGCTTTCATCGGAGCAACTGACTTCATCGTAGGCAGCTCCGAAGGATCCCATCCGCCCCCAAGGGCGCGCACCATACCCACAGCGCCTTCCAAGCGAGCTGTTTGCACTTCCACCTCGAACAAGCGCGCATCCAGCGCCGAGATCTGTGCCATGACCACATCCAGGTAGCTGGTAAGGTCACCGGTGTAGAGCTGCATCTGCATGGTCTGCGTCTGCACGGCCGCGGTCATCGCCTCATGCCGCTTCTCCTCCTCTCCCTGCAGATAGCGCAGGCGCGAGAGCGAGTCTTCGACTTCGCGGAAAGCATTCAGTACAACGGAGCGATATTCGTCGGTGGTCTGGCGGTACTCCGAGTAGCTGCGCTGCAGCTCGGCACGGCGAGCTCCGCCCTGGAATAACGGAAGGGCGCCGCTCATGCCATAGCTCCACAGGCTGTTCGCGAGGTTGGCGAGTCCAAAGCCGTCGTCCGAGAACCCGGCCATGGCTCCGATGCTGATGTCCGGATAGAAGGCAGCTTTAGAGACGCCGATTGACGTGTTGGCCGCAGCCATACGGCGTTCCGCGGAGGCGATGTCCGGCCGGCGCTGGAGCAGAGTCGACGGTACGCCGATGGGAATGCTTGGGACATGGACCGTGAAGGTGTCTGCAGGGGCGATGTGAAAGGTGGTGGGCGACTGATTCGTCAGGATGGCAATGGCGTGTTCAAGCAGCGAACGCTGCATACGAACATTGATCTCCTGCGCCTCGGTTGAGCTGAGCTGGTTCTGGGCGCGTGTGACGTCTGAGCGTGGAGCAATCTCACCCTTCAGACGCGTTTGCGTAATATCGACCGCGTTCTTGTAGGAACTGATCGATTGCCGGTAGACGGCGTCCTGCACATCGAGACCACGCAAAAGCATGTAGTTCGAGGCGACCTCTGCCTGAATGCTCAGCCGGGTCAACGCCAGGTCCGCGGCGCTTCCCTGTGCCATCTCCTTGCGCATCTGCGTGGTGTTGCGGATCTTCGACCAGATATCAGGCTCCCACGAGGCGACCGCTCCGTAGCTTTCATCCGTTCCATAGAGAGGATCCAGCGGAGAACGGAAGAGTCTGTGTTCCGAGCTCTTATTGTCCGTCGTCGCTGCCCCTATGCCTACATGCGGAAAGAGGCGGGACTCGGCGATGGTGGTTAGATAACGGGCCTGGGTGTAACGCTCAGCCGCTGCCTGCAAGTCAGGGTTGGCAGCCGCTGCCTGCGTCTCAAGCTGGTTAAGTTGTGAGTCTCCGAACAGCGTCCACCAGTCCTTGCGAAGCACACCGTCCTGCGGTGTCGCGACTTTGAAGACGCCCTCTCCGCTCCAGGTGGGAGCAAGCGCCATCTGCGGAGGTTTATATGCAGGTGGGCGATTGCAACCAGCCAGAAGCAGCACGGAGAGAGCGCCCGAGACAACTACCGTGGGCGAAAAGCTCATCTTCTTGATCATGCTTACTGTCCCTCGCCGGGGATGGTGGTGGCTTTTGGTTCACCGGAATTGAAGGCTGTGGATGCCGTTTCAACCTGGTTGTATCCAGGCGTTGCGTGAGGAACGATCCTGACAGCCTCGCCGTTCAGCATGCCTGCTGAGGGATTATTGATAACGCGATCCTCTGGAGACAGACCTTCGAGAATCTCGACATCCTGCCCCAGGTTGCGGCCCACCGTTACTTTCTTCAGGACGACGTGGTTGGATTTGTCGACCACGGCAATTTGTTCGCCTTCCTCCTGGAAGATGAGAGCGTTCTCCGGAATCTGCAGGGCGGCAGATTCAGAGGGCACACTGAAGTGGACGTCCGCGTACGAGCCCGGCCACACCTTGTTCCCCGGATTGTCCATCACGAGTTCTGTGGTCACAGTGCGGGAGTCTTTATCGAGAGCCCATGCCGCGGTGAGAAACTGCGCATGGAAGACCTGGCCGGGATACTGCGGCACGGTGATGGTCGCGGTCACACCCTTCTTCAGGATGTCGATATAGTCCTGTGGGACGCTGACAAAGATGCGCAGCTTGTGGACATCGGCAACGGTAAACAACTCTGTTGCATCCCCCTTGTCACCAAGCTCTCCACCGGCCTCGCTGACATAGTCGCCAACGTTCACCTTACGGGCGGTGACAATGCCGTCAAACGGAGCGACGATGGTGCGGAAGCGTTCAAGCGCTTCAAACTGCGCTAGATCATGTTTGGCGGCTTCTGTTTCAGCATGCTGCGTGCGGGCGTTGGCTGCCTGCACGTCCACCTGTTGCCTGGAGACGGCCTGTGTGCCTTCCAAGTTCTTCCAGCGTTTCGCGGTCAAGTCCGCCAGATCCATCTTGGCGGTGGCAACGTCTACCTTGGCGCTGGACGCACGGTACTGCGCGTCCAGCTTGGGTGTATTGATGGTTGCGAGGATTTCGCCACGGTGTACCGAAGCGCCGTAGTCCTTGTCCCACATCTTCACGTAGCCAGAGACCTGGGCGTAGATGGGAGCCTCATACCAGGCGCTGATATCACCCGGTAGATCGAGCGTGCGCATGGAGTCACCCCTGCGCGGGATAATGACGCTGACATCCTCAATGGAGGACTCATCCGTACGGGTCTGCAGGGCGGCGAGCGCCTGCTTCCTTGAACCGATGCCAGTCACCACAAGGGTGATGGCAATGCCCAGCAGA
Above is a genomic segment from Terriglobus tenax containing:
- a CDS encoding efflux transporter outer membrane subunit yields the protein MIKKMSFSPTVVVSGALSVLLLAGCNRPPAYKPPQMALAPTWSGEGVFKVATPQDGVLRKDWWTLFGDSQLNQLETQAAAANPDLQAAAERYTQARYLTTIAESRLFPHVGIGAATTDNKSSEHRLFRSPLDPLYGTDESYGAVASWEPDIWSKIRNTTQMRKEMAQGSAADLALTRLSIQAEVASNYMLLRGLDVQDAVYRQSISSYKNAVDITQTRLKGEIAPRSDVTRAQNQLSSTEAQEINVRMQRSLLEHAIAILTNQSPTTFHIAPADTFTVHVPSIPIGVPSTLLQRRPDIASAERRMAAANTSIGVSKAAFYPDISIGAMAGFSDDGFGLANLANSLWSYGMSGALPLFQGGARRAELQRSYSEYRQTTDEYRSVVLNAFREVEDSLSRLRYLQGEEEKRHEAMTAAVQTQTMQMQLYTGDLTSYLDVVMAQISALDARLFEVEVQTARLEGAVGMVRALGGGWDPSELPTMKSVAPMKATQYHNLGKPTP
- a CDS encoding efflux RND transporter periplasmic adaptor subunit, with amino-acid sequence MMNQRRRVIVIVAVVLLGIAITLVVTGIGSRKQALAALQTRTDESSIEDVSVIIPRRGDSMRTLDLPGDISAWYEAPIYAQVSGYVKMWDKDYGASVHRGEILATINTPKLDAQYRASSAKVDVATAKMDLADLTAKRWKNLEGTQAVSRQQVDVQAANARTQHAETEAAKHDLAQFEALERFRTIVAPFDGIVTARKVNVGDYVSEAGGELGDKGDATELFTVADVHKLRIFVSVPQDYIDILKKGVTATITVPQYPGQVFHAQFLTAAWALDKDSRTVTTELVMDNPGNKVWPGSYADVHFSVPSESAALQIPENALIFQEEGEQIAVVDKSNHVVLKKVTVGRNLGQDVEILEGLSPEDRVINNPSAGMLNGEAVRIVPHATPGYNQVETASTAFNSGEPKATTIPGEGQ